From a region of the Fischerella sp. JS2 genome:
- a CDS encoding heme A synthase — protein MSEFVLEQQNVAAVEQQNPKDRIRRWVWRMCVATLMLMAIGSATRVMNAGLACPDWPLCYGELVPTKQMNFQVFLEWFHRLDAALIGVSAIALVGVSWWNRRCLPKWLPWASTFALFLIIFQGVLGGLTVTQLLRFDIVTAHLGTALVFFSTLLAIGTALTPYQATGTVGKLPWVGLTATILVYVQSLLGALVGSRWALHQCFAGYQLCDVMYSHIFGLIPPTVAILTLVFTAWRTPALHPALRKLANMAGGLLILQLIVGFATFRLHLQVEPLTVSHQAIGATLLGILVVFTVLSLRDWGTTRSINAESNTETANPIPN, from the coding sequence ATGAGCGAATTTGTCCTAGAACAACAAAATGTAGCAGCAGTAGAACAGCAAAATCCCAAAGATCGAATTCGGCGCTGGGTATGGAGAATGTGTGTAGCCACCTTGATGTTAATGGCTATAGGCAGCGCTACCCGCGTCATGAATGCAGGATTGGCTTGTCCAGACTGGCCTTTATGCTATGGTGAACTAGTACCAACCAAGCAAATGAATTTCCAGGTGTTTCTGGAATGGTTTCATAGATTGGATGCAGCATTAATTGGAGTCAGCGCGATCGCACTTGTGGGTGTATCTTGGTGGAATCGTCGCTGTCTACCCAAGTGGCTACCTTGGGCATCCACATTCGCCCTGTTTTTAATTATCTTCCAAGGCGTGTTAGGTGGACTTACTGTTACGCAACTGTTGCGGTTTGATATTGTGACCGCTCACTTGGGAACAGCTTTGGTATTTTTCTCTACTTTACTAGCGATCGGTACTGCACTCACTCCCTACCAAGCTACCGGAACTGTTGGTAAGTTGCCTTGGGTAGGTTTAACCGCCACTATTTTGGTTTATGTCCAGAGTCTTCTCGGTGCTTTAGTCGGTTCTCGCTGGGCACTACACCAATGTTTTGCGGGTTATCAACTTTGTGATGTGATGTACAGCCACATTTTTGGCTTGATTCCGCCAACTGTGGCAATATTGACACTGGTTTTCACGGCTTGGCGTACACCAGCACTCCACCCAGCCCTACGCAAACTCGCAAATATGGCTGGCGGGTTATTGATTTTACAATTAATTGTGGGATTTGCCACTTTCAGGTTACATCTGCAAGTTGAGCCATTAACAGTATCTCACCAAGCTATAGGAGCGACCTTGCTAGGTATTTTAGTGGTGTTCACTGTTCTTTCTTTACGTGATTGGGGAACAACCCGCAGTATTAATGCTGAATCCAACACCGAGACTGCCAATCCAATTCCAAATTAA
- a CDS encoding cytochrome c oxidase subunit II codes for MKIPSSIWTLLIGIVLTLASLWYGQNHGLLPTQASDEAVLVDALFNAMMTVSTGIFLIVEGVLIYTAFKYRRRAGDNADGQPVHGNVPLEILWTAIPAIIVIGISVYSFDVYNEMGGFDPHAIHDAPITPQAMKMPGAAIAATLTDTPPSDQLNLNQQKSDEAMQDPATAAVRNADQIPQKQDAPGVGSVAPTIGASREKQGKPPELVVNVTGLQYAFIFTYPDTGITSGELHVPIGREVKLNMSANDVIHAFWVPEFRLKQDVIPGRQTEVRFTPKTEGSYAVVCAELCGPYHGAMRTQVIVEKPEAFEKWVQEQQIASAETLNQAVAVNPAELSPAQYLASHTQDMKIQPEMLHQLHN; via the coding sequence GTGAAAATTCCAAGTTCAATCTGGACATTACTTATCGGCATTGTGCTGACATTGGCCAGCCTCTGGTATGGTCAAAATCATGGCTTGTTGCCTACCCAAGCTTCCGATGAAGCTGTTTTAGTGGATGCTCTGTTCAATGCAATGATGACCGTGTCCACGGGTATATTTTTAATTGTCGAAGGCGTTTTAATCTACACCGCCTTTAAATATCGCCGACGTGCAGGTGATAACGCAGATGGTCAGCCAGTGCATGGTAATGTACCACTAGAAATTCTCTGGACAGCGATCCCCGCGATTATTGTCATCGGTATCTCTGTCTACAGTTTCGATGTTTACAATGAAATGGGCGGCTTTGATCCCCATGCCATTCACGACGCACCCATAACACCCCAAGCGATGAAAATGCCAGGGGCAGCGATCGCAGCAACTTTGACCGATACACCTCCCAGTGATCAACTCAACCTCAATCAGCAAAAATCTGATGAGGCGATGCAAGATCCAGCCACTGCCGCAGTCCGCAATGCTGACCAAATTCCGCAGAAGCAGGACGCCCCTGGTGTCGGCAGTGTTGCTCCTACAATTGGTGCTAGTCGGGAAAAGCAAGGCAAACCACCCGAACTTGTGGTTAACGTCACAGGTTTACAGTATGCCTTCATTTTCACCTACCCAGACACAGGCATAACTTCTGGTGAATTGCACGTTCCTATCGGACGGGAAGTGAAACTAAATATGTCCGCAAATGATGTCATCCATGCTTTCTGGGTTCCGGAATTCCGCCTCAAGCAAGATGTGATCCCCGGTCGGCAAACAGAGGTTCGGTTTACACCGAAAACAGAGGGCAGTTATGCTGTAGTTTGTGCGGAACTGTGTGGGCCCTATCACGGTGCAATGAGGACACAAGTAATAGTAGAAAAACCAGAAGCATTTGAAAAGTGGGTACAAGAACAGCAGATTGCCAGTGCTGAAACTCTCAATCAGGCAGTTGCTGTCAACCCTGCGGAACTATCCCCAGCGCAGTATCTTGCCTCACACACTCAAGATATGAAAATTCAGCCAGAAATGTTACATCAATTGCACAACTAG